The following proteins come from a genomic window of Martelella lutilitoris:
- a CDS encoding DUF736 domain-containing protein, with the protein MADLINFIRFNDNGTLEGNIAALDFDFDITGEELNSTNPKAPVYRLYGVSPRGRKIEVGGIWRQTNQNGEEYLQLTAATPSRAFRANLGKFPGQDDDDLMTVIPWS; encoded by the coding sequence ATGGCAGACCTGATCAACTTCATCCGCTTCAACGACAACGGCACTTTGGAAGGCAACATCGCCGCACTGGACTTCGACTTCGACATCACTGGCGAAGAGCTCAACAGCACGAACCCGAAGGCGCCTGTCTACCGCTTGTATGGCGTTTCCCCGCGAGGTCGGAAGATCGAGGTTGGCGGCATCTGGCGTCAGACGAACCAGAACGGTGAAGAGTACCTGCAGCTGACTGCTGCGACCCCGAGCCGGGCGTTCCGTGCAAACCTCGGAAAGTTTCCCGGCCAGGACGATGATGACCTCATGACCGTGATCCCCTGGAGCTAA
- a CDS encoding ArsR/SmtB family transcription factor: MEISIVTASFSALSQETRLEAFRLLVRHEPDGLPAGEIARQLSVPHNTMSAHLAVLSRAGWVISRRQSRSIIYRANLEHMQETLRFLVRDCCAGHPEVCEPFSAALSEGGLNDKRRSENA; encoded by the coding sequence ATGGAAATAAGCATCGTCACCGCGAGTTTTAGCGCGCTTTCCCAAGAGACCCGTCTTGAGGCGTTTCGTCTCCTTGTTCGCCATGAACCCGACGGGCTCCCTGCCGGGGAGATCGCGCGTCAATTATCTGTACCGCACAACACCATGTCGGCACATCTTGCGGTGCTTTCACGGGCAGGATGGGTGATATCGCGCCGACAGAGCCGCTCAATCATCTATCGCGCCAATCTCGAGCACATGCAGGAAACTCTGCGTTTTCTGGTCCGCGACTGCTGCGCTGGCCACCCAGAAGTTTGCGAGCCGTTTTCGGCGGCTCTGAGTGAAGGTGGCCTCAACGACAAAAGAAGGAGCGAGAACGCTTGA
- the arsC gene encoding arsenate reductase (glutaredoxin) (This arsenate reductase requires both glutathione and glutaredoxin to convert arsenate to arsenite, after which the efflux transporter formed by ArsA and ArsB can extrude the arsenite from the cell, providing resistance.) — MKAIIFHNPACGTSRNTLAMIEASGETPTVMEYLKTPPNRERLIELISIMAITPRELLRRKGTPFEELNLDDPTLSDDQLIDAMMAHPILINRPIVVTEKGARLCRPSERVLELLANPVAVFTKEDGDVVRFGGATQ; from the coding sequence TTGAAAGCGATAATCTTTCACAATCCGGCATGCGGAACCTCCCGAAATACCCTAGCGATGATCGAGGCGTCAGGCGAAACCCCGACCGTGATGGAATACCTAAAGACCCCACCCAATCGTGAACGGCTGATCGAGCTGATTTCGATAATGGCGATCACGCCAAGAGAGTTGCTGCGCCGCAAGGGAACGCCTTTTGAGGAACTCAATCTTGATGATCCGACGCTGAGTGATGATCAACTGATCGATGCAATGATGGCGCACCCGATCCTGATCAATCGTCCAATTGTGGTGACAGAAAAAGGTGCGCGGTTATGCCGGCCTTCAGAGCGGGTTCTTGAACTGCTGGCAAACCCGGTGGCGGTGTTTACCAAGGAAGACGGCGATGTGGTACGCTTCGGCGGGGCAACTCAATGA
- the arsH gene encoding arsenical resistance protein ArsH encodes MSGTERLDDLPNIDPDKLRPIDVDLLAGPDAPRHPPRILVLYGSLRERSFSRLASEEAMRLLHWYGCEVRTFKPSGLPLPDDADTDHPKVQELRDLAQWSEGMLWVSPERHGAMTGIMKTQIDWIPLSLGGIRPTQGKTLAVMEVSGGSQSFNAVNQMRILGRWMRMITIPNQSSVPKAFTEFDEAGRMKPSPLYMRIVDVCEELVKFTWLTRGRSAYLTDRYSERVESAEELSRRVNQNTH; translated from the coding sequence ATGAGCGGGACTGAACGCCTCGATGACCTGCCGAATATCGATCCGGACAAGTTACGTCCAATTGACGTCGATCTGCTGGCGGGTCCGGATGCGCCTCGCCATCCCCCCAGGATTCTGGTGCTTTACGGCTCGCTGCGCGAGCGCTCCTTTTCACGCCTGGCCTCCGAAGAGGCGATGAGACTATTGCACTGGTACGGCTGCGAAGTGCGCACCTTCAAACCCTCGGGTCTACCTCTGCCTGACGATGCGGATACCGACCACCCGAAAGTCCAGGAGTTGCGCGATCTCGCCCAATGGTCCGAGGGCATGCTGTGGGTCAGCCCCGAGCGGCATGGCGCGATGACCGGCATCATGAAGACGCAGATCGACTGGATACCGCTATCGCTGGGCGGTATCCGGCCCACCCAGGGCAAGACACTGGCGGTCATGGAGGTTTCGGGCGGCAGCCAGAGCTTCAATGCCGTCAACCAGATGCGAATCCTCGGGCGCTGGATGCGTATGATCACCATCCCCAATCAATCATCCGTACCCAAAGCTTTCACCGAGTTTGACGAAGCCGGGCGCATGAAGCCTTCCCCCCTCTATATGCGTATCGTCGATGTGTGTGAGGAACTCGTGAAGTTCACCTGGCTGACGCGCGGCAGGTCTGCCTATCTCACTGACCGTTATTCAGAGCGCGTCGAGAGTGCTGAGGAGCTCTCTCGACGCGTCAACCAGAACACGCACTGA
- a CDS encoding arsenic transporter, which produces MLALAIFVVTLVLVIWQPKGLGIGWSALGGALVALLTGVVHPDDIVVVWDIVWDATFTFVALIIISLILDEAGFFAWAALNVARWGNGRGHLLFPLVVILGAIIAAFFANDGAALLLTPIVIAILLRLNFGPPAALAFIIATGFIADTASLPLVISNLVNIVSANYFDIGFDRYAAVMVPVNFVSLAATLAVLWLAFGRRIPKHYSVESLDPPHMAVKDPLVFRAAFPLLAVLLAAYFVTAPLGIPIAFVTGTGAVLLMAIAGRWWQAGRGAIVSVSDALRGAPWQIVLFSIGMYLVVYGFGNAGLTNYGALAIEWLAQHGEFVATLGTGVLSAIAASIMNNMPSTLVGALSIDRANVPAATRELMIYANVIGNDLGPKFTPIGSLATLLWLHVLAGKGYRIGWGQYMKIGLLITPPVLLASLVALAFWLPALPPSP; this is translated from the coding sequence ATGTTGGCACTGGCTATTTTTGTCGTCACCCTGGTTCTGGTGATCTGGCAGCCGAAAGGTCTGGGGATTGGTTGGAGCGCGCTCGGCGGCGCTTTGGTGGCACTGCTGACGGGCGTGGTGCATCCGGACGATATCGTCGTGGTATGGGATATCGTCTGGGATGCCACTTTCACTTTCGTGGCGCTGATTATCATTTCGCTGATCCTGGACGAAGCTGGGTTCTTCGCGTGGGCAGCGCTGAATGTGGCACGTTGGGGCAACGGACGCGGCCATTTGCTTTTCCCGCTTGTCGTTATACTGGGGGCGATCATTGCTGCGTTCTTTGCCAATGACGGCGCAGCCCTTCTGCTGACGCCCATTGTCATCGCTATTCTCCTGCGCCTGAATTTTGGGCCGCCGGCGGCGTTGGCCTTCATCATCGCGACCGGGTTCATCGCAGACACGGCAAGCCTGCCGCTGGTGATCTCCAACCTCGTCAATATCGTCAGTGCCAACTATTTTGATATCGGGTTCGACCGCTACGCGGCGGTCATGGTCCCTGTGAATTTTGTTTCCCTGGCAGCAACACTGGCCGTGCTCTGGTTGGCATTCGGCCGTCGAATTCCCAAACACTACTCCGTCGAGAGCCTGGACCCGCCGCACATGGCCGTCAAGGATCCACTGGTCTTCCGGGCTGCGTTTCCCTTGCTGGCCGTGCTGCTTGCCGCCTATTTCGTGACGGCCCCGCTAGGCATTCCCATCGCGTTTGTGACAGGTACTGGCGCAGTTCTGCTCATGGCAATTGCCGGGCGCTGGTGGCAGGCCGGCCGCGGTGCAATCGTCTCCGTATCGGACGCGCTTCGCGGCGCCCCCTGGCAGATCGTTCTGTTCTCAATCGGCATGTATCTCGTCGTCTACGGGTTTGGCAATGCGGGGCTGACGAATTACGGCGCCCTGGCGATTGAGTGGTTGGCGCAACATGGTGAGTTTGTCGCCACGCTGGGCACCGGCGTGCTTTCCGCCATCGCAGCCTCCATCATGAACAATATGCCCTCGACATTGGTCGGTGCATTGTCTATCGATCGGGCCAACGTGCCTGCGGCAACGCGGGAGTTGATGATCTACGCCAACGTCATTGGCAATGATCTGGGGCCCAAATTCACCCCGATCGGCAGTCTCGCGACCTTGCTCTGGCTCCATGTGCTGGCCGGAAAGGGCTACAGGATTGGCTGGGGCCAGTATATGAAAATCGGTCTTCTGATAACACCGCCGGTATTGCTGGCAAGCCTGGTCGCCCTGGCTTTCTGGCTACCGGCTCTACCGCCATCGCCATAG
- a CDS encoding helix-turn-helix domain-containing protein, with the protein MHVMIDDMVGMLDALGHAERLHVFRVLVRRYPQSVAAGELAETLGYKRSTLSIYLSVLRRAGLVHQDRDGNSLLYSADLSGAKSLIGFLSEDCCRGRTNNDHRTIDFDANDHRRYNVLFVCTRNSARSIFAEVILRDTAPERFAAYSAGTSSHGAVHPLTLQVLEENGHEISELGTSSIAEFQKPTAPQMDFVFTVCDQAANEECPVWPGQPVTAHWGHPDPAAGVFSDEERLELFRQTYQAMRRRIQPFAQLPGPTLDRAALQEHVDDIGRLRLARV; encoded by the coding sequence ATGCACGTAATGATAGATGACATGGTCGGGATGCTCGATGCGCTCGGGCACGCCGAACGGCTCCACGTATTCCGCGTTCTGGTTCGACGATATCCGCAATCAGTGGCAGCCGGTGAACTGGCCGAAACACTTGGCTATAAACGCTCGACGCTTTCTATCTATCTATCGGTTCTGCGGCGTGCGGGTCTCGTCCATCAGGATCGCGACGGGAACTCGTTGTTGTACAGCGCCGATCTATCCGGCGCGAAGTCGCTGATAGGCTTCCTCTCGGAGGATTGTTGTCGGGGCCGAACAAACAATGACCATCGCACGATAGATTTCGACGCGAACGATCACCGCAGATATAATGTCCTGTTCGTCTGTACGCGCAATTCAGCGCGGTCAATCTTTGCCGAAGTCATCCTGCGTGACACCGCGCCTGAGCGGTTTGCAGCCTATTCCGCAGGCACATCGTCACATGGCGCGGTCCATCCCTTGACCCTGCAGGTTCTTGAAGAAAACGGACACGAGATTTCAGAACTGGGGACAAGCTCGATCGCCGAGTTTCAGAAGCCGACCGCGCCGCAAATGGACTTCGTTTTCACTGTGTGCGACCAGGCGGCCAATGAAGAATGCCCGGTCTGGCCCGGACAGCCGGTTACAGCGCATTGGGGTCACCCGGATCCTGCCGCGGGCGTTTTCAGCGATGAAGAACGCCTCGAATTGTTTCGCCAGACCTATCAGGCCATGCGCCGGCGCATTCAACCCTTCGCTCAACTCCCGGGACCGACCCTCGATCGCGCCGCCCTTCAGGAGCATGTTGACGATATCGGTAGGCTGCGCCTGGCCCGAGTCTGA
- a CDS encoding winged helix-turn-helix domain-containing protein, whose protein sequence is MVLFNWVAPNDYGFNLCRSFKQDSATRQMPLIILSGSSGEEDKVKELELGADDYLSKPYSSSELAARLHVQLRRIDSGKVRPCLTFERIALDEDALRVYIEGRPVHLGPTEYRMLAAFMSRPGRPFTREQLLERAGRRKGDVDIRSVDVHIGRLRKVLNQKKTNYPLRTIRGIGYALG, encoded by the coding sequence ATCGTCCTTTTCAATTGGGTCGCACCGAATGATTATGGCTTCAACCTGTGCCGCAGCTTCAAACAGGACAGCGCCACGAGGCAGATGCCGCTGATTATTCTGTCCGGCAGTTCCGGCGAGGAAGACAAGGTCAAGGAGCTTGAACTGGGCGCAGACGATTACCTGTCCAAACCCTACTCTTCATCAGAGCTGGCGGCGCGGCTCCATGTCCAGCTTCGTCGTATCGATTCCGGAAAGGTAAGGCCCTGCCTCACCTTTGAGCGCATCGCTCTGGATGAAGACGCGCTGCGGGTCTATATCGAAGGACGCCCCGTGCATCTCGGTCCAACCGAATATCGCATGCTTGCGGCCTTCATGAGTCGTCCTGGACGACCCTTCACCAGGGAACAGTTGTTGGAACGCGCCGGACGGCGCAAAGGCGATGTCGATATTCGCAGTGTGGATGTGCATATCGGCCGTCTGCGCAAGGTGCTCAACCAGAAGAAAACGAACTACCCGCTCCGAACAATCAGGGGAATAGGGTACGCCCTCGGCTAA
- a CDS encoding ISL3 family transposase gives MSSKHHWSPGGEVSVQSVERSDSGGWIVSGSLTPNGICPDCGLHSRRRHGWRRRRLQDYPAHGDGVTVALWVCRWQCLTPACPRRTFSDQIASIARPYARRTSRVGGIVSHLGHATGGRPAERLLHRLGLGISDDTVLRQLKKRAQDTAAPPTVIGIDDWSWRKSQTYGTIIVDLERRVVIDVLEDRDVVTCTNWLKRHPEVEVISRDRCGLYAQAARQGAPQAKQVADRFHIVQNLRQAIEEQMNLHGRATGRALLSDADNITAAGNLLKSRLAHRTSREEIFATIHALRNQGLSCSEIGRRTGFPRRSIAKWLQFETPPDRRRAALKPTSPWYFEEFLSQSWKEGIRTGSALFHMIQERGYEGSQSHLQRLLAGWRRAEQQASDPKVEHEILKPVRDPETGHAISPVIAAALCIKPRGKFTPDQARKVDTLKTGSPAFATMRSLAMRFNGIMRGRQADPLPAWIDDAIETNLAPIMRFARTLNRDFDAVKNAIEMPWSNGQAEGQINRLKTLKRAMYGRTSSFSIGSHRMIMASTCAAASNRTAPRGRCR, from the coding sequence GTGAGTTCGAAGCACCATTGGTCGCCCGGGGGCGAAGTTTCGGTTCAAAGCGTCGAGCGAAGTGATTCCGGCGGGTGGATTGTATCGGGCAGTCTGACACCAAACGGCATTTGCCCGGACTGTGGATTGCATTCACGCCGACGTCACGGATGGCGGCGTCGGCGGCTGCAGGATTACCCCGCCCATGGAGACGGGGTTACGGTGGCTCTCTGGGTTTGCCGTTGGCAATGTTTGACGCCCGCTTGCCCACGTCGGACGTTCTCGGACCAGATCGCCTCGATTGCGCGTCCTTATGCGCGGCGCACCTCGCGTGTCGGGGGGATTGTCAGCCATCTTGGGCATGCGACCGGCGGGCGGCCGGCCGAGCGGCTCTTGCACCGTTTGGGCCTTGGGATCAGCGATGACACAGTGCTCAGGCAGTTGAAGAAGCGTGCTCAAGACACCGCCGCGCCGCCGACAGTCATCGGGATCGACGACTGGAGCTGGCGGAAGTCGCAGACCTACGGCACGATCATTGTCGATCTGGAGCGGCGCGTGGTCATCGATGTTCTCGAGGATCGAGATGTCGTCACCTGCACCAACTGGCTGAAGCGACATCCCGAGGTGGAAGTGATCAGTAGAGATCGCTGCGGTCTTTACGCCCAGGCCGCACGGCAAGGGGCACCGCAGGCGAAGCAAGTCGCTGACCGGTTCCATATCGTACAAAACCTGCGGCAGGCCATAGAGGAGCAAATGAACCTTCATGGCCGTGCGACCGGCAGGGCGCTGCTGTCCGACGCCGACAACATCACCGCCGCCGGCAACCTTCTGAAGTCACGCCTTGCGCACAGGACGTCTCGGGAAGAGATTTTCGCCACCATTCATGCACTCCGAAATCAAGGGCTTTCCTGCAGCGAGATCGGGCGACGAACAGGGTTCCCGCGTCGTAGCATCGCGAAATGGCTGCAGTTCGAAACACCACCGGACCGCAGGCGGGCCGCTTTGAAACCAACTTCGCCGTGGTACTTTGAAGAGTTCCTGAGCCAAAGCTGGAAGGAGGGCATTCGAACTGGCAGCGCCCTGTTCCATATGATCCAAGAGCGTGGTTACGAGGGGAGTCAGTCGCATTTGCAGCGGCTGCTGGCGGGTTGGCGCAGAGCCGAACAGCAAGCGAGCGACCCCAAGGTAGAGCACGAAATCCTTAAGCCAGTCCGAGACCCGGAAACTGGGCACGCGATCTCCCCGGTCATCGCGGCCGCGCTGTGCATCAAGCCGCGCGGAAAGTTCACCCCGGATCAGGCGCGGAAAGTCGACACGCTCAAGACCGGCTCTCCCGCCTTCGCAACGATGCGCAGCCTCGCCATGCGGTTCAACGGTATCATGCGTGGCCGCCAAGCAGACCCGCTCCCTGCATGGATCGACGACGCGATCGAAACCAACCTGGCGCCCATCATGCGCTTCGCCCGCACCTTGAACCGGGACTTCGATGCGGTCAAAAACGCAATCGAGATGCCTTGGAGCAACGGCCAGGCGGAAGGTCAGATCAACCGCCTGAAAACCCTCAAACGCGCCATGTACGGCCGGACATCGTCCTTTTCAATTGGGTCGCACCGAATGATTATGGCTTCAACCTGTGCCGCAGCTTCAAACAGGACAGCGCCACGAGGCAGATGCCGCTGA
- a CDS encoding NADH-quinone oxidoreductase subunit A, protein MTEIAMPLILVLFAVAFALAVQRIGSQDGATWPGRAAFLGGGQPEAHAWQRFHVRYYPMTLLFIAFEMEMMFMYP, encoded by the coding sequence ATGACCGAGATTGCGATGCCACTCATTCTTGTGCTGTTCGCCGTGGCCTTTGCGCTCGCGGTGCAGCGGATCGGGTCGCAGGACGGAGCGACATGGCCAGGGCGCGCGGCCTTTCTCGGGGGCGGCCAGCCGGAAGCCCATGCCTGGCAGCGGTTCCATGTGCGCTATTATCCGATGACGCTGCTCTTCATCGCGTTCGAGATGGAGATGATGTTCATGTATCCGTAG
- a CDS encoding DUF305 domain-containing protein, translating to MSYWRFAAMIATSTVVMFILMYLNTYLWAHVFWSETRAYMAVLMGATMAFIMLGFMLSMYSSKAINAAIFAGAVLAFAASLWLVRSQVTVGDTSFMRAMIPHHSIAIMTSSRANIEDVRVRKLADEIVYAQDKEIAEMRYLVDEIEASGVVSGSQEAPAGDVMNLEQALSTANIAVLDPGFMTEADIARLFPDGPICTFAYTSDSPAVLAIGSVGDGMAGLVKLSGDLVRLDVSSDGDIATGAAPRADGLAMHVSAPGGGALNAGGTMQEADLTLELDAGLTAGFRGFYRCAA from the coding sequence ATGTCATATTGGAGATTTGCCGCAATGATCGCGACCTCGACGGTCGTGATGTTCATTCTGATGTATCTCAATACCTACCTCTGGGCGCATGTCTTCTGGTCGGAGACGCGAGCCTACATGGCGGTCCTGATGGGCGCGACAATGGCCTTCATCATGCTCGGATTCATGTTGTCGATGTATTCCAGCAAGGCGATCAATGCCGCGATCTTCGCGGGCGCGGTCCTTGCCTTCGCCGCCTCGCTCTGGCTGGTGCGCAGCCAGGTGACGGTGGGCGATACCAGCTTCATGCGCGCGATGATCCCGCATCATTCCATCGCCATCATGACGTCGAGCCGGGCCAATATCGAGGATGTCCGCGTGCGCAAGCTGGCCGATGAAATCGTCTATGCCCAGGACAAGGAAATCGCCGAGATGCGTTATCTCGTCGACGAGATCGAGGCGTCGGGCGTGGTGTCGGGATCGCAAGAAGCACCCGCCGGGGACGTGATGAACCTGGAGCAGGCGCTTTCCACGGCCAATATCGCGGTTCTCGATCCAGGGTTCATGACGGAAGCGGACATCGCCCGCCTGTTCCCCGATGGCCCCATCTGCACCTTCGCCTATACCTCGGACAGTCCCGCGGTTCTGGCGATCGGTTCGGTTGGCGACGGGATGGCCGGCCTGGTGAAACTCAGCGGCGATCTGGTGCGCCTCGACGTTTCCTCGGACGGCGACATCGCGACCGGCGCCGCGCCGCGCGCCGACGGCCTTGCCATGCATGTAAGCGCACCGGGTGGCGGTGCCCTGAACGCGGGCGGAACCATGCAGGAAGCCGACCTGACGCTGGAGCTGGACGCGGGCCTGACCGCCGGCTTCCGCGGCTTCTACCGTTGTGCGGCGTGA
- a CDS encoding two pore domain potassium channel family protein, giving the protein MTLAAGLAIILFGLCGGLHARAMAFAMHLTDRKHITGTGALLIALYVLAAAHIAEAGLYAVGFFIGQSTGIGGFAQSDVNSFMDVFYFSVVNYSSLGLGDIYPTGHLRFPAGIEALNGFLLISCSASTIFLVTTRRHS; this is encoded by the coding sequence ATGACACTGGCTGCAGGGCTGGCCATCATTCTTTTCGGATTGTGCGGCGGCCTGCATGCGCGTGCGATGGCATTCGCCATGCACCTTACCGACCGGAAGCACATCACCGGCACAGGTGCACTGTTGATCGCCCTTTACGTCCTGGCGGCCGCGCATATTGCCGAGGCAGGGCTCTACGCGGTCGGCTTCTTTATCGGCCAATCGACGGGCATTGGCGGTTTTGCGCAATCTGACGTGAACTCGTTCATGGATGTGTTCTATTTCTCAGTGGTGAATTATTCTTCCCTTGGGCTGGGCGACATCTATCCGACAGGTCATCTGCGCTTTCCGGCGGGGATTGAGGCGCTGAACGGTTTCTTGCTGATCAGCTGTTCGGCTTCGACCATCTTTCTGGTCACGACCAGACGCCATTCCTGA
- the cueR gene encoding Cu(I)-responsive transcriptional regulator, translated as MNIGDVAERSGLPAKTIRYYEDIGLVKPLRSANGYRSFRDRDVHKLAFLGRARALGFSIEDCRNLLKLYEDDDRTSSEVKQIAEVQLDRIDRKIAELTEMRATLAHLVDACAGDHRPDCPILADLAAKEEEIALLNEAG; from the coding sequence ATGAACATCGGAGATGTCGCGGAACGCTCCGGCCTGCCGGCCAAGACAATCCGCTATTACGAGGATATCGGGCTGGTCAAGCCGCTGCGCAGCGCCAACGGCTATCGCAGCTTTCGCGACCGCGACGTGCACAAGCTGGCATTCCTCGGGCGCGCCCGCGCGCTCGGCTTCAGCATCGAGGATTGCCGCAATCTCCTGAAGCTCTACGAGGACGACGACCGCACCAGCTCCGAGGTCAAACAGATCGCCGAAGTGCAGCTTGATCGGATTGACCGGAAGATCGCGGAGTTGACGGAGATGCGCGCGACGCTTGCGCATCTCGTCGATGCCTGCGCCGGAGACCACCGGCCCGACTGCCCTATCCTGGCCGATCTTGCAGCGAAAGAGGAAGAAATCGCTCTGCTGAATGAAGCCGGTTAA